In the genome of Myxococcus stipitatus, one region contains:
- a CDS encoding tetratricopeptide repeat protein gives MSDYYSPEEAQDVFLKANEAYTSGNYARAREGYEKLLSHGQGGPDVLYNLGTVYLAQGDLGRAVLSLEQAKKQGGQAPDLEANLAMARARQVDKVVGATAEEEFLPRVTAATDGSLVAWTFLGTWVGALLLVLVLRWMSPGRRMAVGIVMALLFAVAIPSGALLAAHAYVDHTVHEAVVLSPTLVARELPQPSARSIFEVHAGLKVRLLEDSGRFVRIRLPNGLEGWAERDGIARI, from the coding sequence GTGAGCGACTACTACTCGCCGGAAGAGGCGCAGGATGTCTTCCTGAAGGCCAACGAGGCCTATACGAGCGGGAACTACGCGCGAGCGCGGGAAGGCTACGAGAAGCTCCTCTCTCACGGGCAGGGTGGCCCGGACGTCCTCTACAACCTGGGCACCGTGTACCTGGCGCAGGGGGACCTGGGGCGGGCGGTGCTCTCGCTGGAGCAGGCGAAGAAGCAGGGCGGCCAGGCGCCGGACCTGGAGGCCAACCTGGCGATGGCGCGCGCGCGTCAGGTGGACAAAGTGGTGGGGGCCACGGCGGAGGAGGAGTTCCTGCCCAGGGTGACGGCCGCCACGGATGGCTCGCTCGTCGCCTGGACCTTCCTGGGGACGTGGGTGGGCGCGCTCCTGCTGGTGCTGGTGTTGCGGTGGATGTCGCCGGGCCGCCGCATGGCGGTGGGCATCGTGATGGCGCTGCTGTTCGCGGTGGCGATTCCCTCCGGCGCGTTGCTGGCGGCGCACGCCTACGTGGACCACACGGTGCATGAGGCCGTGGTGCTGTCGCCCACGTTGGTGGCGCGCGAGCTTCCTCAGCCCAGCGCACGCTCCATCTTCGAGGTGCACGCGGGCCTCAAGGTGCGGCTCCTGGAGGACAGCGGCCGCTTCGTGCGCATCCGCCTGCCCAATGGCCTGGAGGGCTGGGCCGAGCGCGACGGCATCGCGCGAATCTAG
- a CDS encoding BatD family protein yields the protein MRRTGSSGSMRAVLALLTLLASAPAWAASLEFYQTVNSEEVGTEDTFVLTVVTKDAPEDAKIRLPRSDDFEVLNSSRSSQRSISLTGGGPPVIQDVTKYVLTMRANRAGNLTIPPAEMSAGGKTHRTEPLQISVKPGRLGSSSRAQGGTPQGRARDPFANLPSSQPDPFADDPEEDSPSIPRGDSDLFLRSSLDRDEVFVGEQVTLSLHIYARVDLSSVDSVMMPKLEGFWSEELDSPSRLEPEQKVVGGVPYRVYLLRRRAIFPVKSGTLSISAAEADITTGFLFAGHRLHRVSNALKVKVLPLPPGAPPGMSNANVGSWRLDVDVSQTRVELGQPVTVKVILEGTGNVKNVTPPKLVGPEALKVYDPTTLDKVTPVRSKVQGRRVVEYLVMAQRTGTFTLPALEFPFFDVRTRKYEVSRTEPITLTVEAAAGGASSLSSSSTPTPDAANEPKNLLTPTGLRPVRFQARFVVPSEPPWKRAYFLPLVAAPLGLLLGFALLGGVRGRLATRSEADRGRQQAKAARKRLVEAEKLQAGADSGAFYAEVEKALHGFLGARLGGPVMGLTREVISERMTTAGVAPERRARVLYVLEACDLGRYGGGGDAAARQQVLDAAVAAMEGWA from the coding sequence ATGAGAAGGACTGGTAGCAGCGGCTCCATGAGGGCGGTGCTGGCCCTGCTGACCCTGCTGGCCTCCGCGCCGGCATGGGCGGCGAGCCTCGAGTTCTACCAGACGGTGAACAGCGAGGAGGTCGGCACCGAGGACACCTTCGTCCTCACGGTGGTGACCAAGGACGCGCCCGAGGACGCGAAGATTCGACTGCCGCGCTCGGACGACTTCGAGGTCCTCAACAGCTCCCGCAGCAGTCAGCGCTCCATCTCCCTGACGGGCGGCGGACCTCCCGTCATCCAGGACGTCACCAAGTACGTCCTGACGATGCGCGCCAACCGCGCCGGCAACCTGACGATTCCTCCCGCCGAGATGTCCGCGGGAGGCAAGACGCACCGGACGGAGCCCCTCCAGATTTCGGTAAAGCCGGGCCGGCTGGGCTCGTCCTCCCGGGCGCAGGGAGGGACGCCGCAGGGCCGTGCGAGAGACCCCTTCGCCAACCTCCCGTCGAGCCAGCCAGACCCGTTCGCGGATGACCCGGAGGAGGACTCGCCTTCGATTCCCCGAGGCGATTCGGACCTGTTCCTGCGCTCGAGCCTGGACCGGGACGAGGTCTTCGTGGGCGAGCAGGTGACGTTGTCGCTCCACATCTACGCGCGCGTGGACCTGTCCAGCGTGGACTCCGTGATGATGCCCAAGCTGGAGGGCTTCTGGTCGGAGGAACTGGACAGCCCCTCGCGGCTGGAGCCCGAGCAGAAGGTCGTCGGCGGTGTTCCGTACCGCGTCTATCTGTTGCGCCGCCGGGCCATCTTCCCGGTGAAGTCCGGCACGCTCTCCATCTCGGCGGCGGAGGCGGACATCACCACGGGCTTCCTCTTCGCGGGCCACCGGCTGCACCGCGTCTCGAATGCGCTCAAGGTGAAGGTGCTGCCGCTGCCGCCGGGCGCTCCACCGGGCATGTCCAATGCGAACGTGGGCTCATGGCGGCTGGACGTGGACGTGTCACAGACACGCGTGGAGCTGGGTCAGCCCGTCACGGTGAAGGTCATCCTGGAGGGCACGGGCAACGTGAAGAACGTCACGCCGCCCAAGCTGGTGGGACCCGAGGCGCTGAAGGTCTATGACCCCACGACGCTCGACAAGGTGACGCCTGTGCGCAGCAAGGTGCAGGGGCGTCGCGTCGTCGAGTACCTGGTGATGGCGCAGCGCACGGGCACCTTCACGCTGCCCGCGCTCGAGTTCCCCTTCTTCGATGTGCGCACGCGGAAGTACGAGGTGTCGCGCACGGAGCCCATCACCCTCACGGTGGAGGCCGCGGCGGGAGGCGCATCGTCGCTGTCCTCGTCCTCGACGCCGACGCCGGATGCGGCCAACGAGCCCAAGAACCTGCTGACTCCGACGGGGTTGCGGCCGGTGCGCTTCCAGGCGCGCTTCGTCGTGCCGTCCGAGCCGCCCTGGAAGCGCGCCTACTTCCTGCCCCTGGTGGCCGCGCCGCTGGGGCTGCTGCTGGGCTTCGCGTTGCTCGGGGGCGTGCGTGGGCGACTGGCGACGCGCAGCGAGGCGGACCGGGGCCGTCAGCAGGCGAAGGCGGCGCGCAAGCGGCTGGTGGAGGCGGAGAAGCTTCAGGCCGGCGCCGACTCGGGAGCCTTCTACGCGGAGGTGGAGAAGGCGCTGCACGGCTTCCTGGGGGCGCGCCTGGGCGGGCCGGTGATGGGCCTCACGCGCGAGGTCATCTCCGAGCGCATGACGACGGCGGGGGTGGCGCCCGAGCGGCGAGCCCGGGTGCTGTACGTGCTGGAGGCGTGTGACCTGGGTCGCTATGGCGGAGGTGGAGACGCCGCCGCGCGGCAGCAGGTGCTGGATGCCGCGGTCGCGGCCATGGAGGGCTGGGCGTGA